A single Pantoea rwandensis DNA region contains:
- a CDS encoding DsrE family protein yields MRSVVSYALIAIVGGFVGATVSKSDDIYQRVVSHFSAEPTDPDGFWSTPAIDGYGKIHYESDAAFKPVVGLSNKVVFQITKSEGDMKRPNLGLERVARVVNLYIASGVPADQLHFVVSVTGDATPAMLDNAHFQQFYKADNPNLALIGELNKLGVKVSVCDQSVAFHHFPKDWIDQSVIHALSSPTTVSTLENQGYAFLQM; encoded by the coding sequence ATGCGTTCTGTTGTCTCTTACGCCCTGATTGCGATCGTGGGTGGGTTTGTTGGTGCCACCGTCAGCAAAAGTGATGATATTTATCAGCGAGTGGTGAGCCATTTTTCTGCCGAGCCAACCGATCCGGACGGGTTCTGGAGCACGCCTGCTATCGATGGTTACGGCAAAATCCATTACGAATCTGATGCCGCCTTTAAACCGGTCGTCGGGCTGAGCAACAAAGTGGTGTTTCAAATCACCAAAAGCGAAGGGGACATGAAGCGGCCTAATCTTGGGCTGGAGCGCGTCGCCCGCGTCGTCAACCTCTACATCGCTTCAGGCGTGCCGGCCGATCAGTTGCACTTTGTGGTCTCTGTGACCGGTGATGCCACGCCTGCCATGCTGGATAACGCGCATTTCCAGCAATTCTACAAAGCTGACAACCCCAACCTGGCGCTGATCGGGGAGCTCAACAAATTAGGCGTCAAAGTATCGGTATGCGATCAGTCAGTGGCGTTCCATCACTTCCCGAAAGACTGGATTGATCAATCGGTTATTCATGCGTTGTCCAGTCCGACCACCGTGTCGACGCTGGAAAATCAGGGTTATGCCTTCCTGCAAATGTAA
- a CDS encoding DsrE family protein gives MRPASYIVIAALAGFVGGNVLQLPELVDKVSSKFADNKSEPADFWSTPAIAGYGKIHFVNTPDYNPANTPGLSNKIVFQINRTEGDVRQPNLGLERVARVTNLYYAAGVPLNQLNFVVSINSDAVPAALNNDQFRKAYGTDNPNLKLIDELKQAGVKVTICDQSVAFHQLQRDWIDTRVTHTLSSGTTVASLQNEGYAFLML, from the coding sequence ATGCGTCCAGCGTCCTATATTGTCATCGCCGCACTGGCGGGTTTCGTGGGCGGTAATGTGTTACAGCTTCCAGAGCTGGTGGATAAGGTCAGCAGCAAGTTTGCTGACAACAAAAGCGAGCCAGCGGACTTCTGGAGCACGCCAGCCATCGCGGGCTACGGCAAAATCCATTTTGTGAATACGCCGGATTACAACCCCGCGAATACGCCAGGCCTGAGCAATAAGATCGTTTTTCAGATCAACCGCACGGAAGGGGATGTGCGCCAGCCTAACCTCGGACTGGAACGCGTGGCGCGTGTCACCAACCTTTATTACGCTGCCGGGGTGCCGCTCAATCAGCTGAATTTTGTGGTGTCAATCAACAGCGATGCCGTGCCTGCCGCGCTGAATAACGATCAATTCCGCAAAGCTTACGGCACAGATAACCCGAACCTGAAATTGATCGATGAGTTGAAGCAGGCGGGTGTGAAGGTGACAATCTGCGATCAGTCGGTGGCCTTCCATCAACTACAGCGGGACTGGATCGACACCCGCGTGACGCACACCCTCTCCAGCGGTACCACGGTTGCCTCGTTGCAAAACGAAGGTTACGCCTTCCTGATGTTGTAA